Genomic DNA from Acidisoma sp. PAMC 29798:
CCTAGCAACGTATGATCTCCAGGGAGCAAAAAAGATCCTGGTCAGACTGACGCCGGGTCAGGGACGATCGCTTCTTTCTGCGACATAGGAGGGCGGTCATGGAATAGTTCGTTAAGCTCGAGGCGAAGACTGGCTGGGGCGACGTGGAGACGATTGAAGTCGGCAGGCTCGAACGGCGGGTTGTCGGGTTGAGGGCGGAGGAGATCGGCCTGACCCTGGCCGGTTCTGTCAGAACCTGTGCCAGAGACCGATCTGGTGGCGCGTGCTTGGCTGCCCTAGTGTTTGCAAGGGGCAGCGACGGCTGGGATCGAGATGAACTGTGTGGGCTGTGGATCGGCAGCGGTGGCGGAGCGGCGCGAGGTCGCCGCACGTGGCTACCGGCGGTAACAACGCTCCGCCATAGGGATCAAGCGACAGCACCGTATGCACCTGGGCAGCCAATCCGTCGAAACCCTTGCGCATGTCGGTGAACCCGCATCCCAGATACACGCGCGTGCCGGCGGCAGCATCATGGCGCCGCGAGCGCCGCAAGCACGCGCTGCAGTAGCGTGCCGTCCACATCGGACCCGATACGCAGCCGAACACCCGACTGCAGCTCGACCTCGATCACGCCCGCAGCCTACTCCGCTACCGGCCATGGCGGCGGCATCGGCGTCGCCGGTGTGTCGTGGCAGGTGCTCGGCAACGCCATCGCAGCTTCAGGCTGGGTCTCGACCGTGGCGAAGCCTGCCATCGCCGTTCGAAGTATCTGCTTGCGCCACGTATAAATCAGCCCCGTGCCAATGCCATGCCGGTCGGCTACGACCTGCGCCACCGAACCAGGCACCAAGGTCTCGCGGACGATGGCCAGCTTGGCCGCCGAGGTCCACCGCCGCCGACGCTCCGGCCGGACAAGCATCTCGACGCGGTCCGGAAGAGTGCTCATACGACCGTCGTATGACTGCTCATAAGAGCTTTCGTTCCCGTCAGTCATGCACTGCCCCACCAACATCAATTGGCAGGATGCTCAATTGGAACCAGCGCCGAAACGTGGGGCTGCGCTTTCGCTTACGAGCAAACGCGGCAAAGGCCGCGATGTCCGTCTCTGGCCCTGGAGCCGGATGACCGCCTGGCGTCAGGTTCATGCCGTGATGGAAGGCGCCGGACTCTCTGGGCCGCACGCCTCACCCAAGCGGCTCCGGCACGGCTTCGGGGTGGCGGCAGTCTCCGCCGGCATCTCCCTTAACCTTGTCCAGAAATTGCTCGGCCACGCCCAGCTCTCCACAACCGCCATCTATGCCGATGCCGTCGGCGCCGAGGAGAAAGACATCGCCCGTCGTATGTGGGGGTAGGTTTCGACTAGTCTCGGTTCGTAGCAGCGCCGCGAGTTCGCACGCATCTACCGCCAGCGCTTCGGCCAACTGCTTTCGAAAACCTTGCGTGGCGCTAAAAAGTAATTGCCCCTGAAAGAACGTTAGCAACAGCGCATGGATATGAGGGATGGTCCGGGCTAGGGCTGCAGGCTTGTCGGATAGAGCTGCTGCCAGAAGGCGCAGTGATGGGCGGACGCACCATCGAAATACCCGACCTTTCCGGGTTCGAGGCGCATGATCTTCTTGGTGGAGGTCATGGGGGCCCAGGCGGGCTCACCCTTAGCCGCAGGCATACCGGTCGCGGCAAAGCTCGTCCAATATTCCATCATCACTGTGGCCAGATGCTGCGATCCCGGCGCGAGCGCGGGACCGTTCAACTTCGTCGTATTCGTGAAGCGCGGGAATTGATACGGCAGTTCGGAGGAGTGGACGGCACCCATTTCGAAACCCGGATTGTCCGTCACCGGTGGTGCATCGCGATCGGCGAATTCATATTGGAATACGGACACATAGGCGCTCGCTAGCTTGCCGGTTTCTTGAAAGCCGCAATTGTTGAGGCCGTTGTCCTGGCGATAGTCGGACATCACGGTGCCGACGGCGGCAGCCGGCGACGAAAAATGCGACAGCAGATATTCAGCCAGCACACGGTCGGTCTTGTCGCCGTAAGCGCTCCGCAGCACGGCGGCGTAATTCGCCGGCGTTATTATGCTGCCGCCTTGAACCGCATAGGCGACATAGAGCCGAAGCTCGTCCCGGTTGCCGCCATTGATGATCGGCACGCGCAGGAAGCGCCCGCTCGCGAGCGCTTCGGCTGGCTGCTCAGGCACGCCGCTTGCGCCCACAGACGGCACGTACATCATAATGTCGCTGCCCGCCACCTTCGACG
This window encodes:
- a CDS encoding tyrosine-type recombinase/integrase; translated protein: MTAWRQVHAVMEGAGLSGPHASPKRLRHGFGVAAVSAGISLNLVQKLLGHAQLSTTAIYADAVGAEEKDIARRMWG
- a CDS encoding transposase; its protein translation is MSTLPDRVEMLVRPERRRRWTSAAKLAIVRETLVPGSVAQVVADRHGIGTGLIYTWRKQILRTAMAGFATVETQPEAAMALPSTCHDTPATPMPPPWPVAE
- the tnpB gene encoding IS66 family insertion sequence element accessory protein TnpB — its product is MYLGCGFTDMRKGFDGLAAQVHTVLSLDPYGGALLPPVATCGDLAPLRHRCRSTAHTVHLDPSRRCPLQTLGQPSTRHQIGLWHRF